TTGATGGCGTTCGTCAGGGTCTCGGCGACGGCGAAGTAGGCCGCGGACTCAACCGGCGCAGGCAGTCGGTCAGGCAGGCGGGTGACCACCGTCGCCGGTGTCGGACTGGCGAGGGCCAGGGCTCGCAGGGCGCCGTCCAGGCCGCGGTCGGCGAGCACGGGTGGATGGTTGCCGTGCACCAAGTTCCGTAGTTCCGCCAGGGCGCTGGTGGCCGAGGCGCGCGCCTCGGCCAGCAGCTGCCGGACAGTGTGCGGATCGTCCTGCAGGAGCTGTTCGGCCAGGCCCAGGTTCATGCCCAATGCCACAAGCCGGGCTTGCGTGCCGTCGTGCAGATCCCGTTCGATCCGGCGCAGTTCGCCCGCCTGCGTGTCGACGGTTTCGGCCCGCGAAGCAGCCAGCCGCGCGACGCGGGCCTGAAGTCGTGCCTGCGCGGTGGGCGCCAGCAGGGAGCGGATCACCACGGCGTGGAGGTGCGCCAGCCGCACGGCGGTGGCGTACCAGAGCAGGAAGAACACCGGGCCGAGCGGAACCAGGAGGGGTCAGCGCGTACAGCAGCGGATAGCTCAGGTAGAAGACGCCGAAGAGGAAGAGCAGGAACGACAGCCCGCAGGTGAACCACCCTGCGACCGAGTTGACGGCCAACCACGCCCAGTCCCGCCAGCTCGCCGGGTCGCGCAGATGCGCCCACAGCCGCGGCAGCCAACCGCCGTCCGGCGTTGGCCGGTAGGGCCGGACCACCGGTTCACCGAGCTGGTCGGTGGCCCACTGGCGGTGCAGGTCGGCGAACCAGCGCACCAGGACGGTCGAAAGCAGGGTCAACGGGATGCCGACGCCCAGTACGGCGAGCGAAACCGAGGTGATCCACAAGGTGAGCAGGCCGAAGCCCAGGACCGCGCCGAGCAGCAGCACCAGCGACCAGCCCAGCAGACGCATCCGCACAGCGAGATCGGCTCGCAGGGCGACTCCGGTTGCCGGGCTCAAGGGCGGCTCGGACGACGAGCTCACCACGACGGGGAGAAGTGGACGGACGTCAAGGCGGTGGACAACCAGCCGGTCCAGCTCCAGATCAGCGTCAACGGCGTGAAGGTGATGTGCCGGGGCGGCAACTGGGGCTGGGACCGCACGGACTGCTGGTGTGGAACGACTTCTGGAACGCCTGGTTCCTGGACCCGCCGAACCACGCCCTCCACCTCGACCACGTGCGCGACACCATCCGCCGCTACCGTTCGCACCCGTCCATCGTCGTGTGGTGCGGCGCCAACGAGGGCACCCCGTCGGGCGAGATCGACCAGGGCGCCCGGACGGCCGTGGCCGAGGAGCACCCCGGCGTGACCTACCTCAGCAACTCGGCGGGCGGCATCGTCAGCGGCAGCGGTCCTTACGCCTGGGTCGACCCCGAGCGGTACTTCTCCCCCGACCTCTACGCGCACGGCACCTTCGGTTTCCACACCGAGATCGGCATCCCGACGGTCTCCGTCGCCGAGAGCATGCGCAACCTCGTCGACGGGGAGAAGGAGTGGCCCATCGGCCTGGTGTGGAACCACCACGACTGGCTGGAGCGCGGCGGCCAGAATCCGCAGAGCTACAAGGCGACCATCGACGAGCGCCTGGGTGGGTCCTCCTCCCTGGAGGAGTTCTGCGCCAAGGCGCAATTCGTCAATTACGAGTCCATGCGGGCCATCTTCGAGGCGTGGAACGCCAACCTGTGGAAGGACGCGAGCGGACTGCTGCTGTGGATGTCCAACCCGGCCTGGCACAGCACCGTGTGGCAGACCTACGACTACGACCTGGACGTCAACGGCAGTTACTACGGATCGCGTTCGGGCTGCGAGGCGCATCACGTGCAGGCCGACCCACAGGACTGGAAGGTCATCGCGGTCAACCACACGCCCGAGACGCTGCGCCACGCGGTGGTCGAGGCCGAGCTCCTGGACCTGTCCGGGAAGCGGCTGGCCCCCCAGCGGCAGACGGTCGACCTTCCCCCCTCCGCGACGGCACCGGCCTTCACGGTGGCCGAGTCCGACGGCGACCATCCCCTGCACCTGCTGCGGCTGCGCCTGACCCGCGCCGACGGCCGGACGCTGTCGGAGAACACCTACTGGCGCTACGACCGGCCCAGGGACATGCAGGCGCTCAATGACCTGTCCGGGGCCAGGCTCGAGGTCTCGCGGGGCCGGACCACGCGGCGCGCCGGGCGAGCCTCCGTCACCGTGACGGTACGCAACAAGGGCCGTGTCGTGGCACCGATGGTCCGGCTGTCGCTGCGCGACCGCCACACGGGCCACCGGGTGCTGCCCGCGCGCTACTCCGACAACTACGTGTGGCTGCTGCCCGGTGAGGAGCGCGAGGTGACGATCTCCTGTCCGCTCGGCGCCCGGCACACGGGCGACCTGGCGGTGACGGCGCAGGGGTACGGCACGCCCCGGGTGTCGAACCGCTGACGAGCGGCACCACCCCACCGGCCGCCGGGAGACCCCGACGGCCGGTGGTCGAGGTCCACGGTGGCGCCCGGGTCCGGTAACGGTCTCATCGGTGTGCGGCCGGGGTCGTGGGCCGAACGGACATTCCTGAAGACGTGCACGGAGGTGCGGGTCGATCGGTTCGGCCAACTGCTGTAAGCGCATCGGGTGAAGATCCGCGTACGCCCTCTTGTCCCGCTGTCCGTGATGGGCTTTCTTGACCCCATGGCGGACACCATGGGCAACACCACAGGCGCAGGCGTACCGGCCGGGGCCGGTCCAGCTCCTCGTAAGTCCAGTTGGCGCTACATCGGCCCCGGCATCGTCGTCGCGGCGACCGGGGTGGGGGCCGGCGACCTCGTCGCCACCCTCATCGCGGGCAGCAACTTCGGCTACACCCTGTTGTGGGCGGCCGTCATCGGCTGCCTGGTGAAGATCTCCCTCGCCGAGGCGTGCGGCCGCTGGCACCTGGCCACCGGCCGCACGTTGTTCGACGGCTGGGCGAGCCTCGGCCGCTGGACGATGTGGTTCTTCGCGATCTACTCCGTGATCTGGGGCTTCGTCTACGGCGCGGCGGCGATGTCGTCCAGCGCCCTTCCCCTCCAGGCCCTCTTCCCTGACGTGATGGGCCTCGAATGGTGGGGCATCGCCTCAGGTCTGGTGGGCCTGGTCTTCGTCTGGTTCAACAAGTACAACGTCTTCGAGAAGGTCATGACGGTCCTGGTGGGTGTCATGTTCGTCGTGACCGTCTACCTGGCCATCCGCGTCACCCCGAACCTCGGCGACGCCTTCGCCGGCCTGCTCCCGGTCCTCCCGGACGAGAAGGACTCGGTCCTCAACACCCTGGGCCTGATCGGCGGCGTGGGCGGCACCATCACGCTGGCCGCGTACGGTTACTGGGTCAACGCCAAGGGCTGGACCAACACCGGCTGGATGAAGGTCATGCGCCTGGACAATCGGGTCGCCTACGCGACGACCGGCATCTTCGTGATCGCCATGCTCCTCGTGGGCGCGGAGTTGCTGCACTCGGCGAACATCGCGATCGCGAGCGGCGACAAGGGCCTGATCCAACTCGGGGACATCCTTGAGCAGCAGTACGGCACGGCCACCGGCAAGCTCTTCCTGATCGGGTTCTTCGCCACCTCCTTCACCTCCCTGATCGGCGTCTGGCACGGCGTGAGCCTGATGTTCGCCGACTTCCTGGCCCGGCAGCGCGGCGAACGCGAGGCACGCGCCGACGAGCTGGCCTCGGGCCGCCGCGAGAAGTCCTGGGCCTTCCGCGCCTACCTGCTCTGGCTGACCTTCCCGCCCATGATCCTGCTCTTCCAGGACGAGCCCTTCCGCCTGGTCATCATCTACGGCGTCCTGGGTGCCGCCTTCATGCCCTTCCTCGCACTGACCCTGATGTGGCTCCTCAACTCCTCCCGCACGCCCCGCGAATGGCGCAACGGCGGCCTCAGTAACGGCATGCTCGCGATCGCGGGGCTACTGTTCCTGGTCCTGTGCGTGAAGCAGATCTGGGACCAGCCGTGGTCGGAGTTCTTCTAGAACTGTCTCTCTGGTCGGTTGGTCAGTCGATCGGAGGTGTCCGTCCGAGGTGGACGAGGTACGGACACGTTCCGTCACGGCACCCTGACCGGCCGGACGTCAGGCCCGTCTGGCGGCGCAGCGGGTCCACGCGCTTCTTCGCGCTGGTCGTGCCCTTGTCGGACATCTTCTCCTTGCCGATGCGCAGCACCTGCAGCATCTTGTCCGCGTCGATGTCGTAGCTCATCGTCACGTGATGCAGGACAGCGCCCGGCCCGCCGTCCGTGGCCACCATGCGCTTCTGCGCCGCGCCACCGATCTTGCCGACCTCGGTGGCGATGTCGTTCAGCGGCTGGTACCACGCCTTGATGCCCATGTCGCCGAGCGCGGCGATCACCCACTCGTCCAGATACGCGTAGGACTCGGCGAACGACAGCCCGGAGACCAGCGAGGCCGGCACCGACAGGGAGTACGTGACGGTGTTGCCCACCTCTACGAAGGTCGAGCCGGAAAAGCACTACGACTCGGCGGCGGTACGAGCAAGGTTGAGCGTCCAGGACAAAGCCGCCGACGCCTTGACATGCCTTGCCGGCCCAGCGCGGGCTGGGCGCAGGTATCACCACAACGCAGGTTGGCTACCGGCGCGAGCTGCTGAGCGTGTCACGCGCTCTGTGGGACGACGGCCACCGGGCAGGCCGCGTGGTGCAGCAGCGTGTGGCCGACACGGCCGAGCTGGAGTCCGAAGTGCCCGGACCTGCGCCGTGCTCCGACGACGACGAGGTCGGCGGCGGCCGAGCGGTTCACCAGTACCTTGCGGGCCGGTCCCTCGACCGTCGTCCTGCGCAGCCGTACGTCCGGATGTTCCGCCGCCGCCCCGCCGATCAGTATGTCGATCAGCGCCGCGGCACGTTCCTGATGCTGACGCGCCGGATCCGTGGGCAACACCGGGTGATCGACGGTTTCGGGAGAGGGACAGCGCCAGGCACGCACGACATCGAGTTCGCACCCGCGCGCCTCGGCCTCCCGGAACGCGAAGCCGACCGCTTCGTGGCCGCTGCCGGGATCCCCGGCACCGAGGATCACCCGACCGTGCGCCCCGGACAGGGCCGTCGCGTCACCTCGCACCACGACGACCGGGCAGTAGGCGCGGGCCGCGACAGCCAGACTCACCGATCCGAGCAGGGTTCCCTTCAGCCCTCCCCTGCCCCGCGATCCGGTGATCACGGCGGTGGCGTCCGTGCCCGCGTCCAGGAGCGCGGACACCGCCTCCGCGGCGACTGTCTCCGTGGAGACCTTGACGGTGGGATCACGCCGCCTGACGCGTTCCGCGGCGGACTCCACGATGTGCTCGGCCATGACCTGTTCCGAGGGGCGCTCCCGGCTCGTGGTCGGCAGCGTCCCCTCGTACCGTTCCCACAGGGAGGCGTAGACCAGACGCAGTTCGAGTCCGTGCCGTGCGGCCTCGTCCACCGCCCAGTCGACCGCCAGGAGGCTGCCGTCCGATCCGTCGACTCCTACGACCAGGGGGAGTGTCATGGTTCCCACCGCCTTCTTTCTCGCTGTGTGACGTGCAGGAGGGATCCACTTTCACGGTCGCACCGGTGGGCCGGGGCGGCAAAGGCATTCCGGCCCTTCGTCCGGGACCTTCGGCCCTGCCCGCGCGGGCGGTCGCGTGGTGTGCTGGTGGTGGCGGGGAGGACGAAGCGAGACGCGGAGGAGTGGCCGAAGGTCACGCACCGCGCAATCGGGGTCCGCGAGAAGCGGGCGTCCTTCCCGCCACTCGCCCGGTGGACCGCCGTCGGCGAGGAGATCCGGCGGTGACGCCGAAGAACCCGGCGGCCGTTGCCCGAACCCGCGGCTCACCGTCCGCGACGGAGGCAAGGAGACGGGACGATGACCGACATCCCCCTTTCCAGGGCAATGACGAAGGAGCATCGGGAACGGCTGCTGCGGATCGCTCGCGAAGCCGCGTTCCCCTCAGGCACGCGACTGTTCGACGAAGGTCAGCCCGCCGACCGGTTCTGGATCATCCGCACCGGAACCGTCGTCCTGGACGTGAGCGTACCCGGCCGGCCCTCTGCCGCCGTCGACTCGCTGGGGCACGGGGAACTGCTCGGCTGGTCCTGGCACTTCCCTCCGTACCGGTGGCACCTGGGTGCCGAAGCGCTCAGCCCCGTGCGCGCCTGGGAGTTCGACGCGGACACGGTACGGGCCGCGTGCGCACGGGATCCCGAGTTCGGCCGGGCGGTCGTCACCTGGGTCGGCCAGGTGGTGGCGGATCGGCTGCACATCTCACGCATCCGCCTGCTGGACCTGTACGCGCCGCACGGCAGCGGAACTCCCGCCTGAGGCGGGGACACCGTACCCGGCGTGGCGCCACGAGGGGGCGGGGCAGGGTCTGTCCCCTCCCCCGTCCCCGCTCCGCGCCACCGGGCAGCGATTCCGAGGAGGAGACCATGCGAGGCCCGCACACCGTGAGTGACGTCATGACCCACACCGCTGTGGCTGTGGGCCGGGATGCCCCGTTCAAGGACGTCGTCACGCTCATGCAGGAGTGGAAGGTCAGCGCCCTGCCCGTCCTGG
The DNA window shown above is from Streptomyces sp. NBC_00670 and carries:
- a CDS encoding cyclic nucleotide-binding domain-containing protein — protein: MTDIPLSRAMTKEHRERLLRIAREAAFPSGTRLFDEGQPADRFWIIRTGTVVLDVSVPGRPSAAVDSLGHGELLGWSWHFPPYRWHLGAEALSPVRAWEFDADTVRAACARDPEFGRAVVTWVGQVVADRLHISRIRLLDLYAPHGSGTPA
- a CDS encoding sensor histidine kinase, yielding MFFLLWYATAVRLAHLHAVVIRSLLAPTAQARLQARVARLAASRAETVDTQAGELRRIERDLHDGTQARLVALGMNLGLAEQLLQDDPHTVRQLLAEARASATSALAELRNLVHGNHPPVLADRGLDGALRALALASPTPATVVTRLPDRLPAPVESAAYFAVAETLTNAIKHARAQRIDVIVECMPHPGTTAGLLTMRVSDDGRGGADPDGGTGLLGIARRLAAFDGTLTTVSPPGGPTERRMSLPCASS
- a CDS encoding glycoside hydrolase family 2 protein — translated: MPGRQLGLGPHGLLVWNDFWNAWFLDPPNHALHLDHVRDTIRRYRSHPSIVVWCGANEGTPSGEIDQGARTAVAEEHPGVTYLSNSAGGIVSGSGPYAWVDPERYFSPDLYAHGTFGFHTEIGIPTVSVAESMRNLVDGEKEWPIGLVWNHHDWLERGGQNPQSYKATIDERLGGSSSLEEFCAKAQFVNYESMRAIFEAWNANLWKDASGLLLWMSNPAWHSTVWQTYDYDLDVNGSYYGSRSGCEAHHVQADPQDWKVIAVNHTPETLRHAVVEAELLDLSGKRLAPQRQTVDLPPSATAPAFTVAESDGDHPLHLLRLRLTRADGRTLSENTYWRYDRPRDMQALNDLSGARLEVSRGRTTRRAGRASVTVTVRNKGRVVAPMVRLSLRDRHTGHRVLPARYSDNYVWLLPGEEREVTISCPLGARHTGDLAVTAQGYGTPRVSNR
- a CDS encoding Nramp family divalent metal transporter; protein product: MADTMGNTTGAGVPAGAGPAPRKSSWRYIGPGIVVAATGVGAGDLVATLIAGSNFGYTLLWAAVIGCLVKISLAEACGRWHLATGRTLFDGWASLGRWTMWFFAIYSVIWGFVYGAAAMSSSALPLQALFPDVMGLEWWGIASGLVGLVFVWFNKYNVFEKVMTVLVGVMFVVTVYLAIRVTPNLGDAFAGLLPVLPDEKDSVLNTLGLIGGVGGTITLAAYGYWVNAKGWTNTGWMKVMRLDNRVAYATTGIFVIAMLLVGAELLHSANIAIASGDKGLIQLGDILEQQYGTATGKLFLIGFFATSFTSLIGVWHGVSLMFADFLARQRGEREARADELASGRREKSWAFRAYLLWLTFPPMILLFQDEPFRLVIIYGVLGAAFMPFLALTLMWLLNSSRTPREWRNGGLSNGMLAIAGLLFLVLCVKQIWDQPWSEFF
- a CDS encoding universal stress protein, whose protein sequence is MTLPLVVGVDGSDGSLLAVDWAVDEAARHGLELRLVYASLWERYEGTLPTTSRERPSEQVMAEHIVESAAERVRRRDPTVKVSTETVAAEAVSALLDAGTDATAVITGSRGRGGLKGTLLGSVSLAVAARAYCPVVVVRGDATALSGAHGRVILGAGDPGSGHEAVGFAFREAEARGCELDVVRAWRCPSPETVDHPVLPTDPARQHQERAAALIDILIGGAAAEHPDVRLRRTTVEGPARKVLVNRSAAADLVVVGARRRSGHFGLQLGRVGHTLLHHAACPVAVVPQSA